Below is a window of Acanthochromis polyacanthus isolate Apoly-LR-REF ecotype Palm Island chromosome 18, KAUST_Apoly_ChrSc, whole genome shotgun sequence DNA.
tgttttaaacattattttctgtCCGTCAGTCTGCACACAGAGCAGTGAGGTCAGAGTGGGCGGAGCCTTCATCGTCCTTCCACCTCCCTCATTGGTTCACCAGCAACAAGGCCGACATGAACTGTTCTGGGATCAGCAGCGTTCCTGATTTCAATTATCCAGCCTGGATTCAGAGCTGTGACCTCAGCGAGCCTCCTCCATCCACGGATCTGTGGGACTTTAATGGTACGAAACATCATCCATGACACGACCCGGTCTCCTCTGAGGGGTTTAGTTTCAGTATCTACAGgaacactaaaacatgcaggacagaaATTTACAACCAGCGGCTTCACTACAGCTGCAGAAAATGTACAAGGTGACTGattgtgtttatatattaaaTAGATGAGAAACTAGCTTAGTAGCAACAACTATCACAGTTAATGTTAGTAAGTCACTCTAAATAAGCCGTAGCTTTGAGCTGATGAATGATGTAAGGCTGCTGTGAAAAAATCTCCAAGTATtgtcatgcaaaatgaaacatctggatattCTAGActgttttgggggaaaaaacaaggtACAACATGTACAGCTGAAAAATAATGCTAATTAAATTACTGTCATTGGGTTAATAAAAGTGGAGctcatgttagcatgttagctgtTGGTAAAATGCTAAAGCAAAAAAGATgatgttcaaaatctgtaataataataatgtgtaatattttcaAGATTCTAAAAGATGCTTTACAAAgtagacaaaaacatgaaattaaatgGAGAAAAAGGAGTGTATAGAAAGGGATTATGAGTTGTACGAAGTGTTAaaaagatgtgtttttatggatTTGTTGAATAAGAAGAGTTAGGAAGGTTCTCTAGaaataaagcagtttttctAAGAACTTCTCCATAAAGTCAAGACCTtgattttatttagaaattacTGATTGATTTACTGGTAAATCCACTCCCTCAAATTACATGTATGTCatgcaaaaactacaaaactttATAGGAATAGAAACAACGGTCAGCAGTAGAGAGTATTTTATTTTaggtaattatttttaaatctcaCATCATAATGAACCCTGTAaaggtttgttttcttcctATACTGTTAAAGACCACAGcgaatgtttaatggaataattTTACCAGAGATTGGTGATGTTATAGAAGATATAGATCAcaaatttaatacaaaaaacGATAAGCcagaagtcaactagtgatattttctgaaccacacacagctgcaggtcACAACAATATAAAACAGAGCATATAGAATACTTTAATGTCAAATATTTGGTCACAATAATGAACAGTAAAGTTGTCTTCGTTGAACTTTGATAGCTTATTGAGCAGGTTCGAGAACCTAtaccacaaataaaaacacgtcTGTTTCTTTTAGCTGCAGCTCCTAGAACCAGAGCTCCTTCCTGGGTGGAAGATCTGGAGAAGGACAACGATCCCAGCAACACACCTGCACAGGTGAGAGAACCAGGCAGCTGTTAGGATCTATAAAATGTTGCCTGATGTGAAAAAAACGATCAGTTAAAGCTGCAACGTTAAGGGACTTCGGCCTGCAGTTGCACACAAAATTGTTCAACCCCTCTCACATTTctgatatttatttatacaaaagcaaaaatcaagattttattCATAATCCATCCAAAATTTAAACTTCTTTGCAAAAGTAGGTTGCAATATTATTCAACctcctatgaggctgtatctgtAGTCCTTCTTGCAGCACACTTTAGCTGCTGTAGAGGGGAGGTATCGTCTCTGATGAGCTTCTGTCCAGCTCAGCAAAGTTCTCAGGTCTCCAGCACTCATTATACCGTAGGGGTTTTGAATAACTTTGCATGCAGCTGTAACTTTTTGATGGCGACCTATCAAagctgtccaccaggtggtgctatcACTGTGATTGTGTACTGGCCTAGGAGGCAGATTAGAGCATGTACAGcctagttagacagcacttcctgtcatcaaaatgacttttttttaatcacccatgcctgctgtgcatcctggccaaatttccaCTCTGTTGGggttaccctgtttgagtttGTAGCtttcagaaatgtgcaaaaatttgtccaaaatatgacacataattcaaaatggatgacttcctgttgggttttgggcGTGGGTGTCAATCACATTTTTGTGCGTCTTGACGAGTTACATAAGTGTACCAAATTTCAAACCTGTACGTGACACATACTGGTCGTACTTCCTGTTTGAAATtctccaggtggcgctatggagccattttagCTCACATTTATGCAAgttccataaaatatcaaatttttagGCTTTCAAAATTGGGATTCAAAAAACGggagaacaaacaaaaagaagaaatccaTGGGCTTCAAGAACTAATCCAAGAACTCTCATAACGGAGCTCCTGAGACCTCATTTTAGATCCATTTAGTGGCTTTTCCAGCTTTCATGATTAAGGTTCATGTTCCACTGAAGAGGAGATACATCTGAGCCTCTAAGAAACCTCTAAAGATGAAACTGTCACATGTTGTGGTTTCTGAGGTCTAAAACCAACTGTAGCGTCTGATTCCCTGATAAgtctggttttgtgttttcaggtcgACGACCAGCAAACGCTCAGAGATCTGAGGCTTCAGTTGGCTGAACAGATTTCTGTGATCGCAGCAGACAGAAAAGACTCAAAGACAGCTCTGTTCAgaggtaaaaacacacaaatggtTTAGATGTAGGAATAAGAAGTCAGCCATCAACACTctgacatgtttgtgtgtttctcctgTCAGATAACAGGATTGAGTCTCTGATCCAGAAGGCCGATCAGGTGTTAAACTCTTTATCTCAGAACTGTGGGGGAGCTGAAAGTCCTCCAGAACCAGGTGAGATCTGAGTACAGTTCTAAACATCAGAGGTTGTTCTATCTGTCTgatgacaacaaaacacagtCAAGGCTTAGTTACAGTTTGATCTCCACAGACTAAAAACTGATTCATAACAGAAGAAAGTGTTGAACTATCTATGATAAACTGTCGTTCATATCTGTAGTTCCACTTTTACTGagaagtcatggacggattttacTACGAAGCAGAGAACTGACCTTTATTGTGACGCTTCCAGATGACTTTTACTCTGAAATCTTCAGGTTCCCTCAGCTCGGCCGTCTGCGGTTTGctttaaacttattttaataataaaatatggatatttataaagatatttgtaTAACTTTAGCGTCATATATCAGCTGTTCTTTAACATAAAAGGGTTTTTAAATCTCCCCATCGATCCACTTTCAGGACGTTTTTCCTCACATTTAATCTCagtctgtttgaacaacatctgaggaactgttAGACTTTCTCTGGGGAAATATTAGAACTTAAATCTTCCATCTGAGGTAAAACTAGTgtgtttcatgtatttttgtgggttttttagatgtttttaaacAGGACAATCTACACCACCAGTATACGTACCCGACAAAGTCTAGAGTAATTTAGGGCAAATTTTGTGCCATTTCATTAACAAATTTAGCGTCAGTTCAGACactttttgagtaattttggaacGTTGCAAGTCACCAAGATTAAGAAACACATAATTTtatctctgatttgcctgatttatatcataaaatatggatatttctaaagatatttttttaaatttttagtttttttatttctttcactgAAATTTGAGtctgaacaacaatatctgaggaacAATTAAAGGTAAAACCCTGAAattttctctcttatttctcatcatgtcattgattcagaatctgtaatattggacaAATAGATCAGAATAATCTCTGATTATAGGTGAGAAGAAATTAAAGCCAGAAATGTGATgggaggaggtcggggtggatggaCGGGTCAATAAAACATTGGACTTTACTATCTATAATATTGGACAAGTGGTTGAAATGATGCTAATGCTAGTAATAGAAGTTACCTGAATTCTTCACACATCAAATACAGATGtttaatttctgtatttttatcacATCTGCCTCCATCAGAAACACAATAACAGCCATCAGTGTATAGATGTTGGTTTTCTAGAACCAGTCTAAACTCTGATTTCTGTTTCCAGTTTTCAGTTCTGCTCTGAGTCCCGTCAACACCGAGGATCTGCTGATGGTTTCTCCTTCGCTctgtcctccagctgctccGTAAGACTCTTTAAAtctcatattttattatttctgatgCTCCACAAACTGACTCGGTCTGTTCAACCCTCAGAGACTCGGCAGCAGGAGGCGTCACAGAGAGTCTGACTGAGAAGAAGGTGAAGGTAGGAGCTCCAGCTTTCATTTTGAACTTTAATATTGAGTAGAAGAGCTGCTATGAAGGATCCACTCTCTGCTCTGTAAAGTCAAACCAGCTCAAAGAGTCTAAATCAGTACTTTTCCACCACTACTATCAACTTTCTAAGGTAGACAGTGGATTGTGTGACCAAAACTTACCTGGAAAGGAGTGAAATAAGGAATTTAACCTGAGAGATTTTATTTACTGGGACTGTTTTTCATGAATAGAGtgaattttaaatgtcaaaagcgCTGTTACTCATGTTTATTTTGACGTACGAAGCCAAAATTGTGATCGTTGTCaacatttgtttggtttttttagcCCTAGACTGCGTTAGCTGTCAAGATTTATGACTATACCAACTTGGTCTTGATCTCTCAGCTTCTACATGAACTCTTTATCGTCATTTGTATCCAACCGCTTCCTGTCTTCTCATgtgttttttctaaaataatcaACTTTAGATCTTTACACACGAGGCAAAGAGAGACTGATTAAgcctgtgaaaaagaaaaagtactAATTTCAGCCACAACAGTTACCTAAATCAGCCTAATGACCGATTCACTCACACGATTGTGAATATGAGTAATTTTAACTCTGAAAACTCTTTGAAAAGGTCTAACTGGTCCTCTGTCTGCTGTCTCCTGCAGTTTCAGGACTATGACTCCCATGAAGCCAGCGTCTGGAAGCAGCCCGGTCCGGTGGAGGCTCTGAAACAGATGCTGTTCAGGCTTCAGTCTGTGGAGTCGGAGCTTCAGCGACAACAAGAAGCTTCACCAGAACTCCAAAACAGGCTGCAGATGCCTGAGAAACAGGTAGGACAGGTCTTTGAGTGGCTATGTTTAAACCACAAGCTCATTTTACAGTCAGATACAGCTGGAATTTTAACTAAATTTTGAGGAAATCTACAAAATATAACTCATTTTGTCGTTCAAGCCAAATTTCTGACCTGTCACTTCAATGCTTCCCACACATTGCCCATGTACAGCGTTCAGCAGTGCGTTctggtcatgttgtgtttcaAGAGTTACTGGTGACTTTGTCCGCTCCTCATTTGCAGAAAGTTGAAGTTTTGTGTGTTCTATTGAAATGAGGAGCCTCTGAGTCAGCGTCTAACGCCTCAAGAAACCTTTGAAACACAAACCGTTGTCAGTCTGAGACAAAGACAGGTTCAGCAGCTTGTTTCTCCTCTCAAAAgttttcagaaacacatttcaCCCAAGTATTTTCGTAATAAAAGAGAAGAGCCGTCAATGTTGGTGTTGGcatagattagattagatagACACTGTGTTCCTGCTCTTGGGGAAATTGACAGGTTCCAAAAGATAAAAAGTTTGCAAACAGTACATTAAAAAGACTTATGTTGGAATTCCATTCCTACGGCGCAACGTAGCTTGATTTCCACCATAAGTCGGAACTCGCACACTGCGATGTTCAACCAACGAATGTAAGCAAAGCCGTCTTCCTCGTATAGCGCAGCGTcacgacgtattcatccaccCCACTCTCCAACTAGTTCCTGCATGAAATTTGTTTTAACgtgatggaacaagactttaTAAGCATTAATAAATTTATGGGAGATGACGATGTAACCATGAAgcgccgtaggtcgaggacgtcgtaaaccgaggacctgatggatggatgaatggatgaatggatggatggatggatggttagattctttattaatccccagggAAATTCATGAGCATCAAGCATCCaatgttttcttgtaaaaacacCCCGGTAAACCACCACTGAACGttcaaattttccaaaaataatcGACAAAAACTAATTTTCTCTGCTGTCCCAACAACTTCCCATCCTGTGcctaaaactgaaaatttgtgAAGGTTGTGTTCTGTTAGCTCTGCTAGGACCATGAATCACAAAAAAAGCCTCAGATCTAATCTGTAGTCCAGACTAAAACATCTCAAGCACCAGTTAAAggattttctgtagttttttaaaataatttttctttttataatgttttattGCTATTTTACAGCTTCGAGAACAGTCACTTTACATTTTACTGCCTGAACATGTGAAAAATAACTTGTGAATCTTTGGTCTTGAATAAATATGACTgaattagttttttattttttcttcacttccCACTGAAACAGTTACAGAGCTCCTCCACTGATTGGTCCAATGTGTTCTGCAGTTTGCTCGTTAGCTGACGTTAGCATGCTAACGGACTGACATGAGCCGATGAACCAGATAACCGTCCTCATGGAGCTTTCCTCTGAGAACAAACTGATTTCTCCATGTTTTGATGCTTAAACGAGCCTCAGGTTAATTTagatttgcatttttgttgcagtttccTGACGGTGAAGCAGAGCTGCAGAGTTTTCTTGGACAGCCTTCACTGCAGAGGTAACCGAATGAACACATCGATATCTTACTCCTTACAGCAAAGCGGTTGTGTAGACTGGACTGATGATCAATACATACCAGAGCTGAATCATTAAGTGTTGGTTACAGGACTTTATTGGTTCAGTGCAGTCTCAGATCCAAACAGATACTGTTCAGGTGTGTTTATGTCGACACACTAAACCTGCTAGACTTTTAGCAGAGCACCAGTTGTTCTATCAGCTCTAGCATGTTAGGAGTCTGAACATAAAGAGGGTTTTTATTAAACTTGTGTGATGTTATAACTCTCTCTACAGTTTTTAATCAGCCTCCCTGCAGACACAATCTACAGTTTCTCAGTTCAGACTAAAAGGTTCAATCAAACAGAAACCATGagaagtgtttaaaaaaacaaacagtgctGACAATAACTgggttttgtgctttttgttcaGTATATTCGGTCGAGTAATATTTAGAAATCTTAAAGAACCATAACATTATTTTATCACAATTTTGTGTACTTTGATTGTAGCTCTGATGCTTTAAGAAGGTTCTGGGTTCAACTAAGTctgcagaaaaggaaaaattctAATTCTCTCACAATTGCTTACGATAATGATGGTATAAGTAACCGATACATCAAAAACTGTAGAGATGTTAATGATTAAGCGAATAATTTCTgcaaacagtttaaaaatatgttaaccgattttttaaaaaaagaagaaagccgtgcatgtcagaaaatatgtcctcgatcagctgtagttcctggttgttccaccaggtgtaGACTC
It encodes the following:
- the c18h18orf54 gene encoding lung adenoma susceptibility protein 2, translated to MESMVDDFLSPESTVTSLLSSSGHLRSSLRPPEHNDTFRYRDKDYDSASAALDAYIADFDRSRQNSEASTGKLVLQQNQPSTPSRPRLLRNKDVLRERLTDQELDFLNLPVSSLRHRSNRDRLSMTTDELLSIPNDGSMPVTHTSAFLQGFLSRSDASQHRPSSRPACRTCCGLSSSHTVPHHQNQNHHHHSLLSRTSRSCRCKSRAGAAMFKPGVDVSSAASFKSAHRAVRSEWAEPSSSFHLPHWFTSNKADMNCSGISSVPDFNYPAWIQSCDLSEPPPSTDLWDFNAAAPRTRAPSWVEDLEKDNDPSNTPAQVDDQQTLRDLRLQLAEQISVIAADRKDSKTALFRDNRIESLIQKADQVLNSLSQNCGGAESPPEPVFSSALSPVNTEDLLMVSPSLCPPAAPDSAAGGVTESLTEKKVKFQDYDSHEASVWKQPGPVEALKQMLFRLQSVESELQRQQEASPELQNRLQMPEKQFPDGEAELQSFLGQPSLQRALHHLNRLKLLVEEPTKKHREEEEKDEDEGRYSSSSADRLMTSQKEPS